The following proteins are co-located in the Roseovarius arcticus genome:
- a CDS encoding relaxase/mobilization nuclease domain-containing protein: MLIKFFRNGKGVGAGPVGYLVADKVLAYDDNRDLIRDADGQPMTATREPLPEVLCGNPDRTEALIDASRHQWTYRAGVISFAATDAPTEEQQAEVMDGFERLAFAGLDPTQYDMLWVRHTHEDRVELHFCTPRLELTSGRSLNIAPPGYQNAFDSLRDVLNQRHGWADPMELERTQEVRDTIETPTRAQGRDELHAWILDQVSIGLITDRGNMLDALTDAGFDIPRAGKAYLTAQDPVTGERWRLKGEIFHEDWQADPAEREIERGAGHDPTGLHRLDGIAIGELQDRFEQHCDQRAAYNRDRYPHLSATEQELADDLALADHRDTVGWDRLDDGSELVLDADSGQLRDDGAGLDADRQGGRDLAGARPDQDAAENLHAGRQISDLHQDRGELDDDTPDSLGTRLARLRRAVGDGLRGLSKGIERVRGTLDDQDAKPDGWIGRLRVGAHSIANGVRGCVARLVERGLELREAAHATRDQLEISGSRRREVETELEAREVEMDRGMTH, translated from the coding sequence ATGCTGATCAAGTTCTTCCGCAACGGCAAAGGCGTGGGCGCAGGTCCGGTCGGCTACCTCGTCGCGGACAAGGTGCTGGCCTACGACGACAACCGCGACCTGATCCGCGATGCAGACGGCCAGCCCATGACCGCCACCCGCGAACCCTTGCCGGAGGTTCTGTGCGGCAACCCCGATCGCACCGAAGCCCTCATCGATGCCAGCCGCCACCAGTGGACTTACCGCGCGGGCGTGATCAGCTTTGCCGCCACTGACGCCCCGACCGAGGAACAGCAGGCCGAGGTGATGGACGGGTTCGAGCGTCTGGCCTTCGCGGGGCTGGACCCGACGCAATATGACATGCTTTGGGTCCGACATACCCACGAAGACCGCGTTGAGCTTCACTTCTGCACACCGCGCTTGGAACTGACCTCGGGCCGCAGCCTAAACATAGCGCCGCCCGGTTATCAAAACGCCTTTGACAGTTTGCGCGACGTATTGAACCAGCGTCACGGCTGGGCCGATCCGATGGAGTTGGAGCGCACCCAAGAGGTCCGCGACACCATCGAGACCCCAACCCGCGCGCAGGGTCGTGATGAGCTGCATGCGTGGATTCTGGATCAGGTCAGCATTGGCCTAATCACTGACCGTGGCAACATGCTCGACGCCCTTACAGATGCGGGCTTTGACATCCCGCGGGCGGGCAAGGCCTACCTAACAGCCCAAGACCCCGTCACCGGCGAACGCTGGCGTTTGAAAGGAGAGATATTCCATGAAGACTGGCAAGCCGACCCGGCTGAGCGAGAAATTGAACGCGGAGCTGGACACGATCCGACAGGACTACACCGCCTCGATGGTATCGCAATTGGAGAGCTTCAGGACCGATTTGAACAGCATTGCGACCAACGCGCAGCGTACAATCGAGATCGATACCCGCACCTTTCTGCAACAGAACAAGAGTTGGCTGACGATCTCGCCCTGGCTGATCACAGGGACACTGTTGGTTGGGATCGCCTCGATGATGGCAGCGAGCTTGTTTTGGACGCAGATTCTGGCCAGCTCAGAGATGACGGAGCTGGGCTTGACGCGGATCGACAGGGAGGACGGGACCTGGCTGGTGCTAGACCCGACCAAGACGCGGCTGAGAACCTGCACGCTGGGCGGCAGATCAGTGACCTGCATCAAGATCGAGGAGAATTAGATGACGACACCCCTGACAGCCTTGGAACGCGACTTGCTCGCCTGCGTCGAGCGGTTGGTGACGGCCTGCGAGGTCTCAGCAAAGGAATTGAGCGGGTTAGAGGAACGCTCGACGACCAGGATGCAAAGCCAGATGGATGGATTGGCCGCCTGCGTGTCGGTGCTCATTCAATCGCAAACGGCGTCCGTGGCTGCGTTGCACGGCTTGTTGAGCGAGGGCTCGAACTACGGGAGGCTGCGCACGCAACTCGAGACCAGCTTGAAATTAGTGGAAGCCGCCGAAGAGAGGTTGAGACAGAGTTAGAAGCGCGGGAGGTTGAGATGGACCGGGGGATGACGCATTGA
- a CDS encoding homocysteine S-methyltransferase family protein translates to MTHAKRLNLPHQTDQMFLTDAGFETSMLFHKGFDMPYFAFFPMLRTDHGRAAMKDYFAPFMETARQNDAGFVLDTNTWRANPDWAGLLGHDRDDLAAINREAVVFADELRSEFGAGMNVLINGVIGPRGDGYDPSTIMGADAAKAYHGVQVGVLANSGADMISALTMTNTPEAIGVARAAGKAGVPCVISFTLETDGRLPTSETLGEAIAEVDANCRVKPAYYMINCAHPDHFRGTLEQGGAWTNRIFGLRANASRMSHAELDNCEELDDGDPQELGQQYAELTKLLPKLNVFGGCCGTDHRHVSQICQAVRAA, encoded by the coding sequence ATGACACATGCGAAACGTTTAAATCTGCCCCACCAGACCGATCAGATGTTTCTGACGGATGCAGGGTTCGAGACCTCAATGCTTTTCCACAAGGGTTTTGACATGCCCTACTTTGCGTTCTTTCCAATGCTGCGAACGGATCATGGCCGCGCCGCAATGAAGGATTATTTCGCGCCATTCATGGAAACGGCCCGGCAGAATGACGCCGGATTTGTACTGGACACCAACACCTGGAGGGCGAACCCCGACTGGGCCGGATTGCTGGGCCATGACCGGGATGATCTGGCCGCGATCAACCGTGAGGCCGTCGTCTTTGCTGACGAGCTGCGTAGCGAGTTTGGTGCGGGCATGAACGTGCTCATCAATGGTGTGATCGGACCGCGCGGCGACGGCTATGATCCATCCACGATCATGGGCGCGGACGCGGCCAAGGCCTATCACGGCGTTCAGGTCGGTGTGCTTGCAAACAGCGGGGCCGATATGATTTCGGCGCTGACCATGACCAACACGCCAGAAGCCATCGGCGTCGCGCGGGCTGCAGGAAAAGCGGGCGTGCCTTGCGTGATCAGCTTTACGCTGGAAACGGATGGTCGGTTGCCCACAAGCGAAACGCTGGGCGAGGCAATAGCCGAGGTCGACGCGAATTGCCGGGTCAAACCCGCCTATTACATGATCAACTGCGCCCACCCGGATCACTTCCGCGGCACGCTGGAACAAGGCGGCGCGTGGACCAACCGCATTTTTGGCTTGCGAGCCAATGCTTCGCGGATGAGCCATGCGGAACTCGACAATTGCGAAGAGCTGGATGACGGCGATCCGCAGGAACTTGGCCAGCAATATGCAGAGCTAACGAAACTGTTGCCAAAGCTTAACGTCTTTGGCGGCTGTTGCGGCACGGACCATCGGCACGTGTCGCAGATCTGCCAAGCGGTGCGTGCGGCCTGA
- a CDS encoding 3-hydroxybutyrate dehydrogenase, producing the protein MTEPKTAVITGSSSGIGLGIARGLAGAGMNVVLNGIEPEAQIEPIRAAIEAEFGVKATYDRANLMDPAGVVELMTRAEETFGRVDVLVNNAGIQFVSPVEDFPDEKWQAILNLNLSAAFYATKAAVPGMKARKWGRIINIASTHGLVASPFKSAYVAAKHGLIGFTKTIALETAEDGITVNAICPGYVLTPLVEAQIPDTAKARGITEEDVKRDVLLAAQPTKKFVTVEELAGLAVFLSTDAAASITGSALPVDGGWTAQ; encoded by the coding sequence ATGACCGAACCGAAAACCGCCGTCATCACCGGATCCTCCAGCGGGATCGGCCTGGGCATTGCCCGCGGCCTTGCCGGCGCTGGCATGAATGTCGTGCTGAACGGGATTGAGCCGGAGGCGCAGATCGAGCCGATCCGCGCCGCGATCGAGGCCGAGTTTGGGGTCAAGGCTACTTATGACAGGGCCAACCTCATGGACCCGGCAGGCGTGGTCGAATTGATGACCAGGGCCGAAGAGACCTTTGGCCGGGTCGATGTGCTGGTGAACAATGCAGGTATCCAGTTCGTCTCGCCCGTCGAGGATTTCCCGGATGAGAAATGGCAGGCGATCCTCAACCTGAACCTGTCGGCGGCGTTCTATGCCACCAAGGCGGCCGTACCGGGGATGAAGGCGCGCAAATGGGGGCGGATCATCAATATTGCCTCGACCCACGGGCTGGTCGCCTCGCCGTTCAAATCGGCCTATGTCGCGGCAAAGCACGGGCTGATCGGGTTCACCAAAACCATCGCCTTGGAAACTGCCGAGGACGGTATAACCGTCAATGCGATCTGCCCCGGTTATGTTTTGACACCGCTCGTAGAGGCGCAGATCCCCGACACCGCCAAGGCGCGCGGTATCACCGAAGAAGACGTGAAGCGCGACGTTCTGCTGGCCGCCCAACCGACAAAGAAATTCGTCACGGTCGAGGAGCTAGCCGGATTGGCCGTCTTTCTGTCCACCGACGCGGCCGCCTCGATCACCGGCAGCGCCTTGCCGGTTGACGGCGGCTGGACGGCACAATGA
- a CDS encoding DUF2061 domain-containing protein, with translation MSWRIVGTFDTLVLSWLVITYIGPLFGREDTHGDALQAAAYIAVTEVATKMVLYFLHERGWARIHWGVSTEKGGHEETAWRSTIKTAIWRIIASLDTTLLAWIFTGNVGTAVSIGGLEVITKLILYFLHERVWSRIQFGTGKEPE, from the coding sequence GTGTCCTGGCGTATCGTCGGCACGTTCGACACGTTGGTGCTGTCATGGTTGGTCATTACCTATATCGGCCCGCTGTTCGGACGCGAGGACACTCACGGCGACGCGCTTCAGGCTGCGGCCTACATTGCCGTCACCGAGGTCGCCACCAAGATGGTGCTCTACTTTCTTCACGAACGAGGATGGGCGCGCATTCACTGGGGCGTGTCGACCGAGAAAGGCGGGCACGAGGAAACCGCCTGGCGCAGCACCATAAAGACCGCCATCTGGCGGATAATTGCCTCGCTCGACACGACTTTGCTGGCGTGGATTTTCACTGGCAACGTCGGCACCGCGGTTTCCATTGGCGGCCTTGAGGTCATCACCAAGCTGATCCTCTATTTCTTGCACGAGCGGGTCTGGTCGCGGATTCAGTTTGGCACGGGGAAGGAGCCGGAATGA
- a CDS encoding ABC transporter ATP-binding protein, with the protein MTALLEVKDLVIRYPAMGRVRAALTAQAHEFDAVAGVSFAIDAGQTLGLVGESGSGKSTVARTLMGLNGAHSGSIHFDGRDITRASAQDYSRLRREIAMMWQDPVGSLSPRLTVGSLVTEPFRIHGKPADKGAEAKRLLEMVGLPADFAGRFPHQLSGGQARRVGVARALALNPRLIIADEPTAGLDMSVQAEVLNLLAEMQDRLGIAILVITHNLNVVRHITDHMAIMYLGRFVEVGPTGRIFRAPCHPYTEALLSANPEPDPDAARARITLEGEMPSPRNRPEGCEFHGRCPRAQALCSREAPKVKRQGTTHCFTCHFPICES; encoded by the coding sequence ATGACGGCGCTGCTCGAGGTCAAGGATCTGGTTATCCGGTATCCGGCAATGGGCAGGGTGCGCGCCGCGTTGACGGCCCAGGCGCACGAGTTTGACGCGGTGGCGGGTGTGAGTTTTGCCATAGACGCAGGCCAGACGCTCGGATTGGTGGGAGAGAGCGGATCGGGCAAGTCGACTGTCGCGCGCACGCTGATGGGACTCAACGGCGCACATTCCGGCAGCATCCACTTTGACGGTCGCGACATCACGCGTGCCAGCGCGCAGGACTATTCCCGGCTGCGGCGCGAGATAGCGATGATGTGGCAAGATCCCGTCGGCTCACTCTCGCCGCGCCTGACGGTGGGCAGCCTCGTGACCGAACCCTTTCGTATTCATGGCAAGCCGGCCGATAAGGGCGCCGAGGCCAAACGCCTTCTGGAGATGGTCGGCCTGCCGGCAGATTTCGCAGGCCGCTTTCCACATCAACTTTCGGGCGGTCAGGCACGGCGCGTGGGCGTCGCGCGCGCGCTGGCGCTCAATCCGCGCCTTATCATCGCGGATGAGCCGACGGCCGGCCTCGATATGTCGGTGCAGGCCGAGGTGCTGAACCTGCTGGCCGAAATGCAGGACCGGCTGGGCATCGCGATCCTCGTCATCACACACAACCTGAATGTCGTGCGCCATATTACCGACCACATGGCTATTATGTATCTGGGCCGCTTCGTCGAGGTCGGCCCGACCGGGCGCATATTCCGCGCGCCTTGCCATCCCTATACAGAGGCGCTCCTCTCGGCCAACCCCGAGCCTGATCCCGACGCCGCTCGCGCACGCATCACGCTGGAGGGAGAGATGCCCAGCCCCCGTAACCGCCCAGAGGGCTGCGAATTCCATGGCCGCTGTCCACGCGCTCAGGCGCTTTGCAGCCGCGAGGCACCTAAGGTTAAACGGCAGGGGACGACGCATTGCTTTACCTGCCATTTTCCGATCTGCGAGAGCTGA
- a CDS encoding zf-HC2 domain-containing protein, which produces MLSCKEVASRASALIDGELSTWQALQMRLHLAMCKGCERFIGQIRTTRDLTQSLPAGDAHDEADDGHISAILSQLHKGKQEGG; this is translated from the coding sequence ATGTTGAGCTGCAAGGAAGTTGCGTCCCGCGCCAGCGCCCTGATCGACGGGGAGCTGAGCACGTGGCAAGCCCTTCAGATGCGTCTGCATCTTGCGATGTGTAAAGGATGCGAACGGTTCATCGGTCAAATACGGACGACGCGCGATCTGACCCAGAGCCTGCCCGCAGGCGATGCGCATGATGAGGCCGACGACGGCCACATCAGCGCAATCCTTTCCCAGCTTCACAAAGGGAAGCAAGAGGGCGGCTGA
- a CDS encoding alpha/beta fold hydrolase: MGYSLHIALLGELSVVTNDTAAALPASRKARAVLGYLAATARPVRRERLCEMFWDLPDDPRGSLRWALSKLRRAVDQDGTQRIIADRERVAFAPIDAFVDLRAIRERLIDDPPFIPPSELRDIAAQLQRPLLEGLEQAGTDSFQLWLVAEREDIRLLQLNVLRRLALHPELPKAEVLKWARRWTEETPLEEEPARELVNALAQSGRLEEARHWEADFYATAKEAGLSLTGPLLADKLERPKMDTADIRPAESAPRRMMRKQTIGFCRASDGVRIAYASVGEGPPLVKAANWLNHLELDWNSPIWAPTFSAWANHRTLIRYDERGNGLSDWDVDDISFEAFVRDLETVVDALELDRFPLLGMSQGCAVSVEYAVRHPERVSCLVLIAGYATGWRIGASEDEQTRREAVLTLTRHGWGTSNPAYRHIFSQTFMPDSKPEDLAWFDEFQRQTTSPENAVRFQEAFGHIDVRESLAKVKAPTLVFHARDDHRISLGQGRELAIGIPGAEFVQLESKNHILLGHEPAWLECVQKTGDFLQNHAI; this comes from the coding sequence ATGGGTTATTCACTCCATATCGCCCTTTTAGGGGAATTGTCTGTCGTGACCAACGACACGGCTGCTGCTCTGCCAGCGTCACGTAAGGCGCGCGCAGTGCTGGGCTACCTCGCCGCAACGGCACGTCCCGTCCGCCGCGAGCGCCTGTGCGAGATGTTCTGGGATTTACCCGATGATCCGCGCGGGTCGCTGCGTTGGGCGCTGAGCAAATTGCGCCGGGCCGTCGATCAGGACGGCACCCAACGCATCATCGCAGATCGTGAGCGGGTGGCCTTTGCACCAATTGATGCCTTCGTCGATCTGCGTGCAATACGCGAACGTCTGATCGACGATCCACCCTTTATCCCCCCTTCCGAATTACGCGATATAGCCGCGCAGCTTCAGCGGCCACTTCTCGAAGGGTTGGAGCAGGCTGGCACAGACAGTTTCCAGCTGTGGCTAGTCGCGGAGCGTGAGGACATACGCTTGCTGCAACTTAACGTCTTACGACGTCTGGCACTTCATCCCGAACTTCCCAAAGCCGAGGTCTTGAAATGGGCGCGGCGCTGGACAGAAGAAACTCCGCTCGAAGAAGAACCCGCGCGCGAGCTGGTCAACGCACTCGCGCAATCGGGTCGTCTGGAAGAAGCACGCCATTGGGAAGCAGATTTCTACGCAACCGCGAAAGAGGCCGGGCTGTCTCTCACGGGGCCGCTATTGGCTGATAAACTAGAACGGCCAAAAATGGACACCGCGGACATACGCCCCGCAGAAAGCGCACCCCGCCGCATGATGCGCAAACAAACCATTGGCTTTTGCCGGGCCTCCGACGGAGTGCGCATCGCCTACGCGTCGGTCGGAGAAGGGCCGCCGTTGGTTAAGGCGGCAAATTGGCTGAACCATCTGGAACTGGACTGGAACAGTCCGATCTGGGCACCGACATTTTCGGCTTGGGCCAATCACCGGACACTAATCCGCTACGACGAACGCGGCAATGGCCTGTCAGATTGGGATGTGGATGATATCAGCTTTGAGGCATTCGTGCGTGATTTGGAAACCGTGGTTGATGCGCTTGAACTGGACCGGTTCCCGCTGCTGGGCATGTCCCAAGGGTGCGCAGTTTCGGTTGAGTACGCAGTGCGCCATCCCGAGCGGGTGTCCTGTCTAGTCCTGATCGCCGGGTATGCCACAGGCTGGCGCATTGGCGCTAGCGAAGATGAACAGACGCGCCGAGAGGCCGTTCTCACGCTCACCCGTCATGGCTGGGGAACATCAAACCCTGCCTACAGGCACATATTTTCGCAAACCTTCATGCCGGATTCAAAACCAGAGGATTTAGCATGGTTCGACGAATTCCAACGCCAGACGACATCTCCGGAAAATGCCGTGCGGTTTCAGGAAGCGTTCGGCCATATCGACGTGCGCGAAAGTCTGGCCAAGGTGAAAGCGCCCACGCTCGTTTTTCACGCGCGCGACGATCACCGGATTTCTCTTGGGCAAGGGCGCGAGCTTGCGATCGGCATTCCGGGCGCCGAATTCGTGCAACTCGAAAGCAAGAACCACATCCTCTTGGGTCATGAACCTGCGTGGCTAGAATGCGTACAGAAAACCGGAGATTTCTTGCAAAATCATGCGATCTGA
- a CDS encoding plasmid mobilization protein — translation MSYAGAADTGPCEGRHASPSNPTGAGKARTKEPLTETFVFRCTAAEKAQLRAKAEAAGLPAATLLREALGLTEARRRKPIPRVDPALVLAVGRIGGNLNQIARWLNRAMLAGRVDLDALTVARRLLTIERQLAQIVEAARRC, via the coding sequence ATGTCATACGCTGGCGCTGCTGACACGGGACCTTGCGAGGGGCGGCACGCCTCCCCTTCGAACCCCACCGGCGCGGGTAAAGCCCGCACCAAAGAGCCGCTGACCGAGACATTCGTCTTTCGGTGCACAGCGGCAGAGAAGGCCCAATTGCGCGCCAAGGCCGAGGCCGCTGGTCTGCCCGCCGCGACCTTGCTGCGTGAGGCGCTTGGCCTGACCGAAGCCCGTCGTCGCAAGCCCATTCCCCGCGTCGATCCGGCGCTGGTGCTGGCCGTTGGGCGCATCGGCGGCAACCTCAACCAGATCGCCCGCTGGCTGAACCGCGCGATGTTGGCGGGTCGTGTTGACCTTGACGCGCTGACCGTTGCCCGCCGCCTGCTGACCATCGAACGCCAACTTGCCCAGATCGTCGAGGCCGCCCGCCGATGCTGA
- a CDS encoding patatin-like phospholipase family protein: MMGKPVNHPRKPAASKRKRINLALQGGGAHGAFTWGVLDYLLEDGRLEIAAISGTSAGAMNAVALADGYTRGGPEGAREKLHSFWQTMSETAKGSPVKRAPIDVMMGYWSLDRSVGYQMMDALTRMFSPYQLNPMDMNPLKDVLESCVDFECVRRCDSIQLYISATNVETGKVQVFDSHRLTADMVMASACLPNVFKSVMIDGVPYWDGGYIGNPALFPFHAGSDTGDMVVVQINPIERKGVPRSAQEIQNRVNEISFNSSLLKELRAIDFVARLIEEGKLDESQYRLERIHIIENETALMKLGASSKMNAEWAFLTHLRDLGRETAASWLDQNHADIGTRSTVDLRRMFQGIGPQHQG; this comes from the coding sequence ATGATGGGAAAACCTGTGAACCATCCCCGCAAACCGGCCGCTTCGAAGCGCAAGCGGATCAACCTGGCCCTACAAGGCGGCGGTGCCCACGGCGCCTTTACCTGGGGCGTGCTGGATTACCTGCTGGAGGACGGACGGTTGGAAATAGCCGCGATTTCTGGCACGTCCGCCGGGGCGATGAATGCCGTGGCCCTGGCTGATGGATACACGAGGGGCGGGCCCGAGGGCGCGCGCGAAAAGTTGCATAGTTTTTGGCAAACGATGAGCGAGACCGCCAAAGGCAGCCCAGTTAAACGCGCGCCTATCGACGTGATGATGGGGTATTGGAGCCTTGATCGATCCGTGGGCTATCAAATGATGGATGCGCTGACGCGGATGTTCTCGCCCTACCAGCTTAACCCGATGGACATGAATCCGCTGAAAGACGTGCTGGAATCCTGCGTGGATTTCGAGTGCGTGCGACGCTGCGACAGCATCCAACTCTACATTTCGGCCACCAATGTAGAAACCGGAAAGGTTCAGGTGTTCGACAGCCACCGACTGACGGCGGATATGGTTATGGCCTCGGCCTGCCTGCCCAACGTCTTTAAGTCGGTGATGATTGATGGCGTGCCTTATTGGGACGGCGGTTACATCGGAAACCCGGCGCTGTTTCCGTTTCATGCCGGATCTGACACTGGCGATATGGTCGTGGTGCAGATCAACCCGATCGAACGCAAGGGTGTGCCTCGATCCGCGCAGGAGATTCAAAACCGCGTTAACGAGATCAGCTTCAACTCCAGCCTTCTCAAGGAGTTGCGAGCAATCGATTTCGTGGCGCGGCTGATCGAAGAGGGCAAGCTGGACGAGTCTCAGTATCGATTGGAGCGTATCCACATCATCGAGAATGAGACAGCGCTGATGAAGCTGGGGGCGTCGTCAAAGATGAACGCGGAGTGGGCGTTCCTGACACATCTGCGCGATTTGGGGCGCGAAACGGCTGCCTCTTGGCTGGACCAGAACCATGCGGATATCGGCACACGTAGCACTGTCGATCTGCGCCGGATGTTTCAGGGGATAGGGCCGCAGCATCAGGGATGA
- a CDS encoding RNA polymerase sigma factor, with amino-acid sequence MSTARAHEAALVQLLASGDRTAFEQIYKRHNTSLVRVATGVVRSRATAEEVAQETWIAVLKSISGFEGRSSLASWIFSILINKARSRAKREGRIVLFDGAGEDDNLAAAFDGRGRWKDMPELWETLTPERILAGRSVMEHVNAAIEALPPGQRSVIILRAQQGLDADEVCAILGISEGNMRVLLHRARLGVRATLDGLM; translated from the coding sequence ATGTCGACAGCTCGCGCACATGAAGCGGCACTTGTTCAACTGCTTGCTAGCGGTGACAGAACTGCATTCGAGCAGATCTACAAACGGCACAATACATCATTGGTCCGCGTTGCGACCGGCGTCGTTCGAAGCCGCGCGACAGCCGAAGAGGTGGCCCAAGAAACATGGATTGCGGTCCTGAAGAGCATCTCCGGCTTTGAGGGGCGCTCTTCGCTGGCAAGCTGGATCTTTTCGATTCTGATCAACAAGGCCCGAAGCCGTGCAAAGCGCGAAGGGCGCATCGTTTTGTTTGATGGCGCCGGCGAAGACGACAATCTGGCAGCCGCCTTTGATGGCCGGGGGCGCTGGAAAGACATGCCAGAGCTTTGGGAAACGCTGACGCCCGAGCGTATTCTGGCGGGGCGCAGCGTAATGGAGCATGTAAATGCTGCGATTGAAGCCCTGCCACCGGGCCAGCGGTCAGTGATCATTCTGCGCGCGCAACAGGGGCTGGACGCTGATGAGGTTTGCGCAATCCTTGGCATCAGCGAGGGAAACATGCGGGTTCTGTTGCACCGCGCCCGCTTGGGTGTTCGGGCTACCCTCGACGGGCTGATGTGA
- a CDS encoding acetoacetate decarboxylase yields the protein MTPTDVLALTAMPPTNPSYPRGPYRFVGREYLIITYESDPEAIRAMVPEPLIPDGSNLVHYEWIAMPDSTGFGSYQESGVVIPCQLHGEPVNYTAMMFLNDEPPISAGREIWGFPKRWGEPKLEVRTDTLTGTLHYGGERVAMGTMTYKYEDRLAADPAERGKHLMKTSINLKVMPCVTGGVRIAELVAFNLTDVKMHFHYSGPARLHLIPHINAPIADLPVRRVIEGRHFKADLTLPYGRIVHDYLAQGK from the coding sequence ATGACACCGACCGACGTACTGGCTCTGACGGCTATGCCGCCCACTAACCCCAGCTACCCGCGCGGACCCTACCGCTTTGTGGGGCGCGAATACCTGATCATCACCTACGAGTCTGATCCCGAAGCTATCCGTGCCATGGTGCCGGAGCCGTTGATCCCGGATGGGTCCAACCTTGTCCATTACGAATGGATCGCAATGCCCGATAGCACCGGTTTCGGATCATATCAGGAATCCGGCGTGGTGATCCCCTGCCAGTTGCATGGCGAGCCGGTGAATTATACCGCGATGATGTTTCTGAATGACGAACCGCCTATTTCGGCAGGGCGCGAGATCTGGGGTTTTCCCAAACGCTGGGGCGAGCCAAAGCTGGAGGTGCGCACCGACACCCTTACTGGCACGCTGCACTATGGCGGCGAGCGAGTGGCTATGGGGACAATGACATACAAGTATGAGGATCGCTTGGCCGCCGATCCGGCAGAACGTGGCAAGCATCTCATGAAAACTTCCATCAACCTGAAGGTTATGCCCTGCGTGACCGGCGGCGTGCGGATTGCCGAACTGGTCGCCTTCAACCTGACCGACGTAAAGATGCATTTTCACTATTCCGGTCCCGCGCGGCTGCATCTGATCCCGCACATAAACGCGCCGATTGCCGACTTGCCGGTGCGCCGAGTGATCGAGGGGCGCCATTTCAAGGCCGATCTGACACTGCCCTATGGCCGCATTGTTCACGACTATCTTGCACAAGGAAAATGA